A region from the Panicum hallii strain FIL2 chromosome 1, PHallii_v3.1, whole genome shotgun sequence genome encodes:
- the LOC112883012 gene encoding pentatricopeptide repeat-containing protein At5g14770, mitochondrial isoform X1, with product MAVASPQTLTPTLHASFLCSFALALLRAGRLSAASHIVSSLPASPPARILRRLIPALASSGLAAAAVRFRPVPGDSRTLNSIVLSYCNLRLLRPALSLLRFCSRPHSQVAPDTVSYNIFLAGLSEQGHGNLAPTLLAEMCKRGVPFDGVTVNTVLVGLCRAGLVDEAARLAEMLVGGRGIDSLDVVGWNALIDGYCKVQDMAAALAVAQRMRTQGVVLDVVGYNSLVAGFCHSGDVDAAWDVVEAMKADGVEPNVVTYTAFIGEYCKRKGIEEAFNLYEGMVRLGVLPDVVTLSALIDGLCRDGRFSEAYALFQEMDKIGAAPNHVTYCTLIDSLVKVRRVKESLGLLGEMASRGVVIDLVMYTALMDSLGKEGKIEEVKDMLQHALLDNLTPNCVTYTVLIDAHCRTGNVDGAEQVLLQMEEKSVSPNVVTFSSILSGLVKRGCLSKAANYMRKMKGIGIAPNVVTYGILIDGLFKCQGQEAALDMYRNMLHDGVEPNNFVVDSLVNGLRKNGNVEDAEALFKDMSERGLLLDCVNYTTLIDGLFKTGNMPAAFKVGQELMERNLPPDAVVYNVFINSLCMLGKFKEAKSFLKEMRNAGIEPDQATYNTLIAAQCREGKTTKALKLLDEMKRSSIKPNPITYTTLAVGLLEAGAVEKAKYLLSEMASAGFTPTSLTHRRVLQACSGSRRLDAILEIHEWMINAGLHADIVVYNTLVHVFCCHGMTRKATVVLAEMLGRGIAPDTITLNALILGHCKSDHLDNAFAMYAQMLRQGVSPNIATFNTLLGGLESTGRIGEADTVLSEMNKMGLEPNNLTYDILVTGYAKKSNKVEALRLYCEMVSKGFIPKASTYNSMISDFAKAGMMNQAKELFNEMKRRGVLHTSSTYDILLNGWSKLRNGTEVRKLFKDMKERGSSPSKGTLSFISRAFSKPGMTWEARRLLKTLFKD from the coding sequence atGGCGGTGGCCTCTCCTCAAACCCTAACCCCCACCCTCCACGCCTCTTTCCTTTGCTCTTTCGCTctcgccctcctccgcgccggccgcctctccgccgcctcccacATCGTCTCCTCACTCCCCGCCTCCCCTCCCGCTCGCATCCTCCGTCGCCTCATCCCCGCCCTTGCCTCCTcgggcctcgccgccgccgccgtccgcttCCGCCCCGTTCCAGGTGACTCCCGCACCCTCAACTCGATCGTCCTCTCCTACTGCAACCTCCGCTTGCTCCGCCCcgcgctcagcctcctccgtttCTGCTCCAGACCCCACTCGCAGGTTGCGCCCGATACCGTTAGCTACAACATCTTCCTCGCTGGCCTCTCCGAGCAGGGCCACGGCAACCTCGCTCCGACCTTGCTCGCCGAGATGTGCAAGCGCGGCGTGCCCTTCGATGGGGTCACCGTGAACACGGTGCTCGTGGGGTTATGTAGGGCCGGCCTGGTGGACGAGGCCGCGAGATTGGCTGAGATGCTGGTAGGAGGCCGAGGAATCGACAGCTTAGATGTGGTGGGATGGAACGCTCTCATTGATGGGTATTGTAAAGTCCAGGACATGGCCGCAGCATTGGCTGTGGCACAGAGGATGAGGACACAAGGGGTGGTGCTTGATGTCGTGGGGTATAATAGCTTAGTTGCTGGGTTTTGCCACTCCGGTGATGTTGATGCTGCATGGGACGTAGTGGAGGCAATGAAGGCGGACGGGGTGGAGCCGAATGTGGTGACATACACTGCGTTCATTGGGGAGTATTGTAAGAGGAAGGGGATCGAGGAGGCATTCAATTTGTACGAGGGAATGGTGAGGTTGGGTGTGCTGCCGGATGTGGTCACACTTAGTGCTCTTATCGATGGGCTCTGCAGGGATGGCCGGTTCTCAGAGGCATATGCACTTTTCCAGGAGATGGACAAGATTGGAGCTGCACCGAACCATGTGACGTATTGTACACTTATTGATTCATTAGTCAAAGTGCGGAGGGTCAAAGAGTCTCTTGGTCTACTGGGAGAGATGGCTTCAAGAGGTGTGGTCATTGATCTGGTCATGTATACAGCTCTGATGGACTCTCTAGGTAAGGAAGGGAAGATTGAGGAAGTGAAAGACATGCTTCAGCATGCTCTATTGGATAATCTCACTCCCAATTGTGTTACTTACACTGTACTGATTGACGCACACTGCAGAACAGGCAACGTCGATGGGGCAGAGCAGGTGCTGTTGCAAATGGAGGAGAAATCTGTTAGCCCAAATGTTGTTACATTCTCATCAATCCTCAGCGGTCTTGTTAAAAGGGGATGCCTCAGTAAAGCAGCTAATTATATGAGGAAGATGAAGGGCATTGGGATTGCTCCTAATGTTGTGACCTACGGAATACTTATTGATGGGCTCTTCAAGTGCCAGGGGCAAGAAGCAGCTCTTGATATGTACCGTAATATGTTGCATGATGGTGTTGAACCAAACAACTTTGTTGTTGACTCACTGGTAAATGGTCTGAGAAAGAATGGGAATGTAGAGGATGCTGAAGCACTATTTAAAGATATGAGTGAACGTGGTCTGTTGCTAGACTGTGTAAATTATACCACCTTAATTGACGGGCTTTTTAAAACAGGAAACATGCCAGCTGCTTTTAAGGTTGGTCAGGAGTTGATGGAGAGAAACCTGCCACCTGATGCTGTTGTCTATAATGTGTTTATCAATTCCCTTTGCATGCTTGGCAAGTTCAAGGAAGCAAAATCTTTTTTGAAAGAAATGAGAAATGCGGGCATAGAACCTGATCAAGCAACATATAACACTCTGATCGCTGCACAGTGCAGGGAAGGAAAGACCACCAAAGCTCTAAAGCTACTGGATGAAATGAAGCGGAGTTCTATAAAGCCTAATCCCATCACATATACTACACTTGCTGTGGGCCTTCTTGAGGCTGGGGCTGTGGAGAAGGCAAAATATTTGCTTAGTGAGATGGCTTCTGCTGGATTCACTCCAACCTCTCTGACCCATCGAAGGGTGCTGCAAGCATGTTCTGGAAGCAGGAGATTGGATGCGATTTTGGAAATTCATGAATGGATGATAAATGCTGGTCTTCATGCTGACATTGTTGTCTATAATACACTTGTGCATGTTTTCTGTTGTCATGGAATGACCAGGAAAGCTACAGTTGTTTTGGCTGAAATGTTGGGGCGAGGAATTGCACCAGATACTATCACATTAAATGCTCTCATTCTCGGCCATTGTAAGAGTGACCATCTAGATAATGCATTTGCCATGTATGCTCAGATGCTTCGTCAAGGGGTGTCACCAAATATAGCTACTTTCAACACACTTCTCGGTGGTCTTGAGTCCACTGGAAGAATCGGAGAAGCGGATACTGTTCTCAGTGAGATGAACAAGATGGGCCTTGAACCCAATAATCTCACCTATGATATACTGGTGACAGGATATGCAAAGAAGAGCAACAAAGTTGAAGCACTGAGGCTGTATTGTGAGATGGTGAGTAAAGGTTTTATTCCCAAAGCAAGCACATACAATTCAATGATAAGCGACTTTGCCAAAGCTGGGATGATGAATCAAGCTAAAGAGTTGTTCAACGAAATGAAAAGGAGAGGAGTTTTACATACGTCCTCAACTTATGACATCCTTTTGAATGGATGGTCAAAGCTTAGAAATGGAACTGAAGTGAGAAAACTTTTCAAAGATATGAAAGAGAGAGGATCTAGCCCATCTAAAGGCACTCTTAGTTTTATATCCAGAGCATTTTCAAAGCCGGGGATGACTTGGGAAGCTCGACGTCTACTGAAGACCCTTTTCAAAGATTAA
- the LOC112883012 gene encoding pentatricopeptide repeat-containing protein At5g14770, mitochondrial isoform X2 produces the protein MCKRGVPFDGVTVNTVLVGLCRAGLVDEAARLAEMLVGGRGIDSLDVVGWNALIDGYCKVQDMAAALAVAQRMRTQGVVLDVVGYNSLVAGFCHSGDVDAAWDVVEAMKADGVEPNVVTYTAFIGEYCKRKGIEEAFNLYEGMVRLGVLPDVVTLSALIDGLCRDGRFSEAYALFQEMDKIGAAPNHVTYCTLIDSLVKVRRVKESLGLLGEMASRGVVIDLVMYTALMDSLGKEGKIEEVKDMLQHALLDNLTPNCVTYTVLIDAHCRTGNVDGAEQVLLQMEEKSVSPNVVTFSSILSGLVKRGCLSKAANYMRKMKGIGIAPNVVTYGILIDGLFKCQGQEAALDMYRNMLHDGVEPNNFVVDSLVNGLRKNGNVEDAEALFKDMSERGLLLDCVNYTTLIDGLFKTGNMPAAFKVGQELMERNLPPDAVVYNVFINSLCMLGKFKEAKSFLKEMRNAGIEPDQATYNTLIAAQCREGKTTKALKLLDEMKRSSIKPNPITYTTLAVGLLEAGAVEKAKYLLSEMASAGFTPTSLTHRRVLQACSGSRRLDAILEIHEWMINAGLHADIVVYNTLVHVFCCHGMTRKATVVLAEMLGRGIAPDTITLNALILGHCKSDHLDNAFAMYAQMLRQGVSPNIATFNTLLGGLESTGRIGEADTVLSEMNKMGLEPNNLTYDILVTGYAKKSNKVEALRLYCEMVSKGFIPKASTYNSMISDFAKAGMMNQAKELFNEMKRRGVLHTSSTYDILLNGWSKLRNGTEVRKLFKDMKERGSSPSKGTLSFISRAFSKPGMTWEARRLLKTLFKD, from the coding sequence ATGTGCAAGCGCGGCGTGCCCTTCGATGGGGTCACCGTGAACACGGTGCTCGTGGGGTTATGTAGGGCCGGCCTGGTGGACGAGGCCGCGAGATTGGCTGAGATGCTGGTAGGAGGCCGAGGAATCGACAGCTTAGATGTGGTGGGATGGAACGCTCTCATTGATGGGTATTGTAAAGTCCAGGACATGGCCGCAGCATTGGCTGTGGCACAGAGGATGAGGACACAAGGGGTGGTGCTTGATGTCGTGGGGTATAATAGCTTAGTTGCTGGGTTTTGCCACTCCGGTGATGTTGATGCTGCATGGGACGTAGTGGAGGCAATGAAGGCGGACGGGGTGGAGCCGAATGTGGTGACATACACTGCGTTCATTGGGGAGTATTGTAAGAGGAAGGGGATCGAGGAGGCATTCAATTTGTACGAGGGAATGGTGAGGTTGGGTGTGCTGCCGGATGTGGTCACACTTAGTGCTCTTATCGATGGGCTCTGCAGGGATGGCCGGTTCTCAGAGGCATATGCACTTTTCCAGGAGATGGACAAGATTGGAGCTGCACCGAACCATGTGACGTATTGTACACTTATTGATTCATTAGTCAAAGTGCGGAGGGTCAAAGAGTCTCTTGGTCTACTGGGAGAGATGGCTTCAAGAGGTGTGGTCATTGATCTGGTCATGTATACAGCTCTGATGGACTCTCTAGGTAAGGAAGGGAAGATTGAGGAAGTGAAAGACATGCTTCAGCATGCTCTATTGGATAATCTCACTCCCAATTGTGTTACTTACACTGTACTGATTGACGCACACTGCAGAACAGGCAACGTCGATGGGGCAGAGCAGGTGCTGTTGCAAATGGAGGAGAAATCTGTTAGCCCAAATGTTGTTACATTCTCATCAATCCTCAGCGGTCTTGTTAAAAGGGGATGCCTCAGTAAAGCAGCTAATTATATGAGGAAGATGAAGGGCATTGGGATTGCTCCTAATGTTGTGACCTACGGAATACTTATTGATGGGCTCTTCAAGTGCCAGGGGCAAGAAGCAGCTCTTGATATGTACCGTAATATGTTGCATGATGGTGTTGAACCAAACAACTTTGTTGTTGACTCACTGGTAAATGGTCTGAGAAAGAATGGGAATGTAGAGGATGCTGAAGCACTATTTAAAGATATGAGTGAACGTGGTCTGTTGCTAGACTGTGTAAATTATACCACCTTAATTGACGGGCTTTTTAAAACAGGAAACATGCCAGCTGCTTTTAAGGTTGGTCAGGAGTTGATGGAGAGAAACCTGCCACCTGATGCTGTTGTCTATAATGTGTTTATCAATTCCCTTTGCATGCTTGGCAAGTTCAAGGAAGCAAAATCTTTTTTGAAAGAAATGAGAAATGCGGGCATAGAACCTGATCAAGCAACATATAACACTCTGATCGCTGCACAGTGCAGGGAAGGAAAGACCACCAAAGCTCTAAAGCTACTGGATGAAATGAAGCGGAGTTCTATAAAGCCTAATCCCATCACATATACTACACTTGCTGTGGGCCTTCTTGAGGCTGGGGCTGTGGAGAAGGCAAAATATTTGCTTAGTGAGATGGCTTCTGCTGGATTCACTCCAACCTCTCTGACCCATCGAAGGGTGCTGCAAGCATGTTCTGGAAGCAGGAGATTGGATGCGATTTTGGAAATTCATGAATGGATGATAAATGCTGGTCTTCATGCTGACATTGTTGTCTATAATACACTTGTGCATGTTTTCTGTTGTCATGGAATGACCAGGAAAGCTACAGTTGTTTTGGCTGAAATGTTGGGGCGAGGAATTGCACCAGATACTATCACATTAAATGCTCTCATTCTCGGCCATTGTAAGAGTGACCATCTAGATAATGCATTTGCCATGTATGCTCAGATGCTTCGTCAAGGGGTGTCACCAAATATAGCTACTTTCAACACACTTCTCGGTGGTCTTGAGTCCACTGGAAGAATCGGAGAAGCGGATACTGTTCTCAGTGAGATGAACAAGATGGGCCTTGAACCCAATAATCTCACCTATGATATACTGGTGACAGGATATGCAAAGAAGAGCAACAAAGTTGAAGCACTGAGGCTGTATTGTGAGATGGTGAGTAAAGGTTTTATTCCCAAAGCAAGCACATACAATTCAATGATAAGCGACTTTGCCAAAGCTGGGATGATGAATCAAGCTAAAGAGTTGTTCAACGAAATGAAAAGGAGAGGAGTTTTACATACGTCCTCAACTTATGACATCCTTTTGAATGGATGGTCAAAGCTTAGAAATGGAACTGAAGTGAGAAAACTTTTCAAAGATATGAAAGAGAGAGGATCTAGCCCATCTAAAGGCACTCTTAGTTTTATATCCAGAGCATTTTCAAAGCCGGGGATGACTTGGGAAGCTCGACGTCTACTGAAGACCCTTTTCAAAGATTAA